Within the Dialister hominis genome, the region ATGCCTGCATTGGAAAGCTGGCTTGCAAATTCGCCCATGATCCAGTTTACGGAAGCCTTGGGATCTGCGCCTGCTGCGACCACCTTTTCAAAGTAATCGGAGGTATCCTTGTCGTTTGTCATATACTGGGCATCCGTAGAGGACAGGCCGAAGTTTGCGATGTAACGTTCGCGTCTTTCATCCGGAAGTTCTGGAAGAGTTTTGCGGATGTCTTCAATGTATTCTTCAGAAACTGTGAAAGGTGCAAGGTCAGGTTCCGGGAAGTAGCGGTAATCGTTCGCTTCTTCCTTTGTACGCATGCTCTTTGTGACGCCTTCCTTTTCATCCCAGGTTCTTGTTTCCTGAATGATCTTTCCGCCGTCTTCAAGAATTTCTGCCTGACGCAGCGCTTCGTATTCAATTGCCTTTTCTACGCCCTTGAAGGAATTGATATTCTTGATTTCCGTCTTGGTGCCAAGTTCTTTCTGACCGACAGGTCTGACAGAAACGTTCGCATCACAGCGAAGGCTTCCTTCTTCCATGCGGCAGTCGGAAATACCGATGTACTGCAGGATAGCGCGCATTTTTTCAAGGTATGCAACAGCTTCCTTGGCAGAACGCATATCAGGTTCAGTAACGATTTCAAGAAGCGGTGTACCTGTACGGTTATAGTCGACAAGGGAATAGTCGGAATCGGTAATGGATGTTCCATGATGAACAAGCTTGCCGGCATCTTCTTCCATATGTGCTCTTGTAATGCGGATCTGTTTCTTTTCTCCGTTTACTTCGATATCAAGATGGCCTCTTTCGCAGATTGGAAGATCGAACTGCGATGTCTGGAAGTTCTTCGGAAGATCCGGATAATAATAATTCTTGCGGTCAAACTTGCTGAAGCGGGAAATCTCGCAATTCAGGGCAAGGCCTGCACGTACTGCAAATTCCAGTACTCTTTTATTCAGGACAGGAAGTACGCCTGGAAGCCCTAAGCAAACCGGGCATACATTTGTATTTGGTTCAGCGCCGAATGATGTTTTGCAGCCGCAGAAGATTTTCGTTGTTGTCTGGAGTTCTGTATGAACCTCCAAGCCAATCACTGCTTCATATTTCATGCCTTAATCTCTCCTTTCGGTGCAATTTGGGTAAATTCAGGATGAGACTGTTCAAAAGTATATGCAGCCTGAATAATTGTTTCTTCGCCAAGCGGCTTGCCGATCAGCTGCATGCCAAGAGGCATTCCTTCATGGAATCCGACCGGGATGCTGATGGACGGAGCACCGATCAGGTTGACCGGAACCGTGCAGATATCTTCCATGTACAGGGAGAGCGGATCAGAGAATGCGCCGAACTTGAATGATGTCCCGGATGCAGAAGGAGCTGCAATCACATCACAGGACTTGTATACTTCATCAAATTCCTGTTTGAGGAGAGTGCGTACCTTCAGCGCTTTCAGATAATATGCATCATAATATCCTGCTGACAGAACATAGTTGCCAAGCATGATTCTGCGCTTTACTTCTTCGCCAAAGCCCGTGCTTCTTGTCTTGATATACATATCAATGATATCTTTGCCTTCTGCACGATATCCGAAGCCTACGCCGTCATAACGGGCAAGGTTGGAACTTGCTTCTGCAGGAGCAATGATATAGTAAACAGAAACACCGCTGTTAATATGCGGGATGGAGACATCGACAAGCTCAGCGCCTTCCTTCTCATAGAAGGCCAGTGCCTTTTTAACAGCCTCTTTGGTCTCAGGCTTAATCCCTTCGCCAAAGAATTCTCTCGGGACACCGATCTTCATTCCCTTCACGTTATTCACAAGAGCTTTCTTGTAATCTTTTTTATCCTGAGGAATGGAGGTGGAATCCTTTGCATCATACCCGGCAATCGCATTTAAAAGAATGGCAGCATCGGTTACGTCTTTCGTCAAACCGCCAATCTGATCGAGTGAAGATGCAAAAGCCAGAAGGCCATATCTGGAAACAAGCCCATAGGTAGGTTTGAGACCTACGATGCCATTGAAGGAAGCTGGCTGGCGGATGGATCCGCCCGTATCAGAACCAAGGGCCCAGACTGCTTCTATTGCAGCTACTGCTGCAGCAGAGCCGCCGGAGGAGCCGCCAGGAACATAATCCAGATTCCATGGGTTCCTTGTCGGTCCGAAAGCGGAATTTTCTGTAGAAGAGCCCATTGCGAATTCATCCATGTTCGTCTTTCCGATAGAGATGAAATCCTGCTGCTTAAGTTTTTCAATGACAGTGGCATCATAGGGAGCAACCCAGTGTTCCAACATCCTGGATGCAGCTGTGCAGGTTTCTCCGCTGATGCAGATATTATCCTTAATGGCTCCCGGAATGCCCGCCAGATCAGAGATTTCTTCTCCTGCTGCAATCTTGGCGTCAACTTCAGCCGCTTTTTCCAGAGCTTTTGCATCGCTAAGCGAGAGATATGCATGAACATCCTTCTCGACGGAGTCACGATGCGCAATAACTTTCTTTGTTAATTCAACAGCTGATATTTCCTTATTGACCAGCTGTGCATGCAAGTCATGAATTGTGAAATTCAAAGCCGCACCTCCCGCTTAAATAATTTTTGGTACTTTAAAATATCCATCTTCACTTTCAGGCGCATTCATAAGTGCCTGTTCATTTGTGAAGGATTGATGTGGTTTATCTTCACGCATAACGTTATACTGTTCTACTGCATGTACCGTTGGCGCAACATCTGTCGTATCATACTGGCTGAGTTCTTCCATATGAGTCAGAATGCTGTTCATTGATTCACGCATTTTTTCCAGATCCTCCGGAGAAAACTCTAATCTGGAAAGAAGCGCAATCTTCTTGGCTTCCTCAATTGTGATTTTCATAGTACACTTCCTTATCTTGTATTTTAACCAGAAAAAACCTTTTTCAATTATATCACAGATACGGAAAAACCGTATAAATAAGGCTTTGATCTGTTATAGAAGAGCATTGCTGCATCCTTTTTCCCTCTTATGCATCAAGAATGCGGAAACATTCATTACGCTCTTCCAAGTCTTGCCAGAAATTCTTCTTCACTAAGGACAGGGATTCCTTTTTCTCTGGCCTTGTCCAGTTTGCTTCCTGCGTCTTCCCCTGCTACGACAAGGGTCGTATGGTTCGTGATGGAACTTTGGACAGAGCCGCCCTGGCTTTTGATGAGATCTCTTGCCTCGCGCCGCCCCATGCTGGATAATTTTCCTGTCAGCACGACCATTTCACCTTCAAAGGCGCTTCCTGTTTCCTCTTCGACGGCTGCTTCCATCATGACGCCTGCGCTTTTAAGCTTATCCAGTACCTTCATATTTTCCATATCATGCAGGTAGCTGTACAAACTTTCAGCCGTTGCCTTGCCGATTCCGTCAATACTCTGGATATCATCTGTGCCGGCATTTTCCAGCTCCTCCATGGTATGGTACTTTCCGGCTACGAGCTCAGCACCTTTTGCACCAAGGAAACGGATGCCCAGGCCAAAGAGCAGTTTTGCCAATCCGCTTTCCTTGCTCTTTTCTATTGCTGCAATCAGGTTTCCGGCACGCTTTTCTCCCATCCGTTCAATCTGTTCAAGCTCATCCTGAGTAAGCCTGTAGAAATCACCGGGATCAGAAACAAGCCTGTATGCCAGAAGGCTATCGACCACTGACGGCCCCATTCCCTCGATGTTCATGGCATCTCTGGAGGCAAAATGCACCAGCTTTTCGCGGACTATGCCGCCGCAGTTCGGATTTGTACACCTGTAAGCGACTTCGCCGGCAGGACGTCCCACAGGGCTTCCGCATACCGGACAGACTTCCGGAATTTCAAATGGCTTTTCAGAACCATTTCGTTTTTCCTTCAGCACGCGGTCTATTTCCGGAATGATTTCCCCGGCTTTGTAGATCTTTACGTAATCCCCTTCGCGGATATCCTTTTCTTTAATGAAATCCATATTATGGAGGGTTGCTCTTTTTACGACTGTCCCTGCCAGATGGACCGGTTCAAGATCGGCAGATGGTGTCAGGACTCCTGTCCTTCCAAGAGTTACGACAATTTTTTCAACTTTAGTCTCGGCCTCTTCCGGCGGGTACTTGTAAGCCATGGCCCAGCGCGGATCCTTGACGGTTGCGCCAAGCTTTTCCTGCTGCGCAAAGTCATTGACTTTTATAACCATTCCGTCAGTGTCGTATCCAAGATCATGCCTGCGGACTTCCCAGTCATTGACGCCCTGGATGACTCCTTCAATGGAATCCCATTTCTTATAATTCGGGTTTACCTGGAAATGGAATTCGGAAAGTTTCATCAGAAGCTCTTCCTGCGAGGAAATTTCAAGGCCTTCAATGTCGCCTAATGCATACGCGAAAAAAGCCAGATTGCGGGCAGCCGTGACATGCGGATCAAGCTGGCGCAGGGAACCTGCTGCTGCATTCCTGCAGTTTGCAAACGGCATGAGTCCGGCTTCATCCCTTTCCTCATTGAGCATGATGAAGCTTTTTCTCGGCATGTAAACTTCACCGCGGACTTCCATATATGGCGGAGCGTTTTCTATGTAAAGCGGAATCGTATGAATCGTTTTTACATTGCTTGTAACATCTTCGCCGACTCTTCCGTCGCCTCTTGTCAGCCCCTGCGTCAAAACGCCGTTTTTATAGATCAGGTTCATTGAGAGCCCGTCGATTTTGAGCTCCGTAATATACTGGACGTGGTCTGTTTCAAGCCCTTCCTTGACCCTGCGGTCAAAATCCCGGAGCTCATCGGCGCTGAACGCATTGGCAAGGCTCAGCATAGGCTTCCTGAATCTTACCTTCTGGAAATCATCCGTTGCCTTTCCCCCGACTCTCTGTGTCGGAGAATCCGGAGTAACAAGCTCAGGATACTTTGCCTCTATGTCTACAAGCTTTCTGTACATATGGTCAAATTCATAATCTGAAATTTCAGGCTTGTCCAATACATAGTACAAGTAGCTGTGATGACGAAGCTCCTTTTTCAGTTTTTCGGCTTCTTCTCGCACATCTTCAGGAACCATAATCATTCTCCTTTCGTTATTGGAGCAAATGCAACCATGACCTGACGAATCTTATTTCCCGGGAATTCAATCTTCAGCATCATTTTGCTGTCCGATCCCATAACTGCAACGACTTTCCCCTTCCCCCAGAGGTTATGTACAGCCGTATCTCCTACCTTCCAGTCATAGCGTTTCGGCTCTTTCTGCGGTTTTGGCTTATTCACAACGGATACTTCCGACATTGCATAATCGACTCTGCTGGCCGTCTCCCGCCTTCTTGCCTGGAAAGCCCTGTCCTGCCGTTCATCAGACTCGACATGCGTCAGGAGGTCCTGAGGAATTTCATCAATAAAACGGCTGGGAAGGTACGGCTTGATCTGACCATACATCGTGCGCATATGGGCATTGGATAAATACAGCTTTTCCTTTGCTCTGGTCAAAGCCACGTAGCAGAGACGGCGTTCCTCTTCTAGTTTGGACTCATCCATCAGAGAACGGACGCCGGGGAATATGCCTTCATCCATTCCGGCCAGGAATACAATCGGGAATTCCAGTCCCTTGGCACTGTGGATCGTCATCAGTGTCACTCTGTCATTTTCATTCTCATACGTATCCACATCGTTGACAAGAGCAACCTTTTCAAGGAAATCTGATACTCCGCCTTCCGGATTATCATTATTGAAATCCTTGGCAACAGAGAGAAGTTCACCAAGGTTTTCCTCACGGCTCTGTACCTGCGGATCCTTGCTTTCCTGCAGCTGTTCCAGATACTTCGTATCCGTCATTATTTTCTGAAGCAGGCCAAAGACATTCGTCTCGGTAGATGCATTCAGGAACTCAAACATCATGGCTATGA harbors:
- the gatA gene encoding Asp-tRNA(Asn)/Glu-tRNA(Gln) amidotransferase subunit GatA gives rise to the protein MNFTIHDLHAQLVNKEISAVELTKKVIAHRDSVEKDVHAYLSLSDAKALEKAAEVDAKIAAGEEISDLAGIPGAIKDNICISGETCTAASRMLEHWVAPYDATVIEKLKQQDFISIGKTNMDEFAMGSSTENSAFGPTRNPWNLDYVPGGSSGGSAAAVAAIEAVWALGSDTGGSIRQPASFNGIVGLKPTYGLVSRYGLLAFASSLDQIGGLTKDVTDAAILLNAIAGYDAKDSTSIPQDKKDYKKALVNNVKGMKIGVPREFFGEGIKPETKEAVKKALAFYEKEGAELVDVSIPHINSGVSVYYIIAPAEASSNLARYDGVGFGYRAEGKDIIDMYIKTRSTGFGEEVKRRIMLGNYVLSAGYYDAYYLKALKVRTLLKQEFDEVYKSCDVIAAPSASGTSFKFGAFSDPLSLYMEDICTVPVNLIGAPSISIPVGFHEGMPLGMQLIGKPLGEETIIQAAYTFEQSHPEFTQIAPKGEIKA
- the gatB gene encoding Asp-tRNA(Asn)/Glu-tRNA(Gln) amidotransferase subunit GatB — encoded protein: MKYEAVIGLEVHTELQTTTKIFCGCKTSFGAEPNTNVCPVCLGLPGVLPVLNKRVLEFAVRAGLALNCEISRFSKFDRKNYYYPDLPKNFQTSQFDLPICERGHLDIEVNGEKKQIRITRAHMEEDAGKLVHHGTSITDSDYSLVDYNRTGTPLLEIVTEPDMRSAKEAVAYLEKMRAILQYIGISDCRMEEGSLRCDANVSVRPVGQKELGTKTEIKNINSFKGVEKAIEYEALRQAEILEDGGKIIQETRTWDEKEGVTKSMRTKEEANDYRYFPEPDLAPFTVSEEYIEDIRKTLPELPDERRERYIANFGLSSTDAQYMTNDKDTSDYFEKVVAAGADPKASVNWIMGEFASQLSNAGIEIAKAPVTPENLAKLLALIAKGTISGKIAKKVFAEMWKDGADPEEIVKAQGLVQISDTGALKELVVKVIANNPKAVEDFKAGKKKAVGALVGQIMKETKGKANPKVINELLNDELKKL
- the ligA gene encoding NAD-dependent DNA ligase LigA — encoded protein: MVPEDVREEAEKLKKELRHHSYLYYVLDKPEISDYEFDHMYRKLVDIEAKYPELVTPDSPTQRVGGKATDDFQKVRFRKPMLSLANAFSADELRDFDRRVKEGLETDHVQYITELKIDGLSMNLIYKNGVLTQGLTRGDGRVGEDVTSNVKTIHTIPLYIENAPPYMEVRGEVYMPRKSFIMLNEERDEAGLMPFANCRNAAAGSLRQLDPHVTAARNLAFFAYALGDIEGLEISSQEELLMKLSEFHFQVNPNYKKWDSIEGVIQGVNDWEVRRHDLGYDTDGMVIKVNDFAQQEKLGATVKDPRWAMAYKYPPEEAETKVEKIVVTLGRTGVLTPSADLEPVHLAGTVVKRATLHNMDFIKEKDIREGDYVKIYKAGEIIPEIDRVLKEKRNGSEKPFEIPEVCPVCGSPVGRPAGEVAYRCTNPNCGGIVREKLVHFASRDAMNIEGMGPSVVDSLLAYRLVSDPGDFYRLTQDELEQIERMGEKRAGNLIAAIEKSKESGLAKLLFGLGIRFLGAKGAELVAGKYHTMEELENAGTDDIQSIDGIGKATAESLYSYLHDMENMKVLDKLKSAGVMMEAAVEEETGSAFEGEMVVLTGKLSSMGRREARDLIKSQGGSVQSSITNHTTLVVAGEDAGSKLDKAREKGIPVLSEEEFLARLGRA
- the gatC gene encoding Asp-tRNA(Asn)/Glu-tRNA(Gln) amidotransferase subunit GatC; translation: MKITIEEAKKIALLSRLEFSPEDLEKMRESMNSILTHMEELSQYDTTDVAPTVHAVEQYNVMREDKPHQSFTNEQALMNAPESEDGYFKVPKII